Proteins found in one Mustela lutreola isolate mMusLut2 chromosome 12, mMusLut2.pri, whole genome shotgun sequence genomic segment:
- the RFK gene encoding riboflavin kinase yields the protein MRHLPYFCRGQVVRGFGRGSKQLGIPTANFPEQVVDNLPADVSTGIYYGWASVGSGDVHKMVVSIGWNPYYKNTKKSMETHIMHTFKEDFYGEILNVAIVGYLRPEKNFDSLESLISAIQADIEEAKKRLDLPEHLKFKEDNFFQVPKGKIMNGH from the exons ATGAGGCACCTGCCGTATTTCTGCCGCGGCCAGGTGGTGCGGGGCTTCGGCCGCGGCTCCAAGCAGCTGGGCATCCCCACAG cTAACTTTCCGGAACAAGTAGTTGATAATCTTCCAGCCGATGTATCCACTGGCATTTATTATGGCTGGGCCAGTGTTGGAAGTGGAGACGTTCATAAGATGGTGGTGAGCATAGGATGGAACCCATACTACAAGAATACAAAAAAGTCTATG GAAACTCATATCATGCATACCTTCAAAGAGGACTTTTATGGGGAGATCCTCAATGTGGCCATTGTTGGCTACCTAAGACCGGAAAAGAACTTTGATTCTTTAG AGTCCCTTATTTCAGCAATTCAAGCTGATATTGAGGAAGCTAAGAAACGACTAGATTTAccagaacatttaaaattcaaagaagaCAATTTCTTCCAGGTTCCTAAAGGCAAAATAATGAATGgccactga